The following coding sequences are from one Spea bombifrons isolate aSpeBom1 chromosome 13, aSpeBom1.2.pri, whole genome shotgun sequence window:
- the APOH gene encoding beta-2-glycoprotein 1, translating into MLLRLLCGLCLLNSVTGQKLCSRPREVDFAVYKPLKIFYEFRDSVSYACSPGYEKVSGKDRALCLMAGNWEHATITCQRKQCPNPGVLPKGQVRYRELSYGSHIHFACNEGYNLHGANESRCTESGTWSPEVPACKPITCPPPPVPNFGRLVLYTPREGNTSQYLDNVTYGCLPKYAMFGNASAYCTANGTWSRTPDCRDVKCRRPTEIEHGFLTYSPPRLYDYQEAVTYGCKPTYVLDGPKNSFCDKNGEWTVKPSCRAPCHVTTKKATVLYNGRKTRVDKISDQLIQHGDIVTYFCKDDKGDCAHSRDSMCLDGHFTVPPCYKDPGLFSFFSTAPHKLPPCATANATLATPPL; encoded by the exons ATGCTGCTCAGATTACTCTGTGGCCTGTGTCTGCTAAACAGTGTTACGGGACAAAAAC TCTGTTCCAGGCCACGGGAAGTGGATTTTGCCGTTTATAAacctttgaaaatattttatgaattcCGCGACTCTGTCTCGTACGCGTGCTCTCCGGGATATGAAAAGGTCTCCGGCAAAGACAGGGCGCTTTGTTTAATGGCCGGGAACTGGGAACACGCAACAATTACATGCCAGC GTAAGCAGTGCCCGAACCCCGGCGTGCTGCCGAAGGGGCAGGTGAGATACAGAGAGCTGAGCTACGGCAGCCACATCCACTTCGCATGCAATGAAGG GTATAATCTGCATGGAGCCAATGAGAGCCGGTGTACGGAGAGCGGAACGTGGAGCCCCGAGGTGCCGGCGTGTAAAC CCATTacctgccccccaccccccgtcCCTAATTTTGGCCGCCTCGTCCTGTATACGCCTCGAGAAGGGAATACGTCGCAGTATTTGGATAATGTTACCTATGGCTGCCTGCCCAAATACGCCATGTTTGGGAACGCCAGCGCTTACTGCACGGCCAACGGGACCTGGAGCCGCACGCCGGACTGTCGCG ATGTGAAATGCCGGCGTCCGACCGAAATCGAGCACGGGTTCCTGACCTACTCCCCTCCCAGGCTGTACGATTATCAGGAGGCCGTCACCTACGGGTGCAAGCCCACCTACGTCTTGGACGGTCCGAAAAACTCATTCTGCGATAAAAATGGGGAATGGACAGTAAAGCCGAGCTGCAGAG CTCCTTGCCACGTAACCACGAAGAAAGCCACGGTCCTGTACAATGGAAGGAAAACCCGCGTGGATAAGATTTCCGACCAGTTAATTCAGCACGGCGACATCGTTACCTATTTCTGCAAAGACGATAAGGGGGATTGCGCCCACTCGCGGGATTCCATGTGTCTGGACGGACACTTCACCGTACCCCCCTGCTACAAAG aTCCCGGActattctctttcttttccaCGGCCCCGCATAAGCTGCCACCATGTGCCACGGCTAACGCCACGCTCGCTACGCCACCGCTATAA